GTGGTATACAGGAACCTCCTCTGGTGTGCTCTATGAGTTACATCAAGGAGGCTTCATTCCCTATTCACTACTAAGCATCATGGGTACTAGCTAGGGAGCCTATGGCAGAGGAAAGGGAAGCTATGGAGATGGAACCTTCCGTCCCATCTCCTGGGGGGGGTCATCTTAGGGAATTAATGTTTTTGAGAGACTACAGGTGccatcctggtgtgtgtgtgtgtgtgtgtgagtgggggggGATGTCTCTGGTAAAAACAGCCCCAGCTAAATAGTATCAGGATCAGGGGTGCTGCTGTCACCTGTTAAGAAACAGACACCCGGGTGACAGATGGGGTCAAAGAGGGTCACTCCAAAATATGACACCACAgctagaggtagaggggagataGTGGAgcagacagatagagacacacgTCTCACGTGGAAATCACAGGAGCAGTTCACCAGTCCCAGGccaaatacatactgtacacgGAATATCTGCATGATCAGTACAGATGTTTAGAACAGTCCACTCCCAAGACATTGCATGGTGTATGTCAGAAATTAACTGTATCACTCCTGATTTACACATTTTCAAAAGCTGTCAAAAAATGTACCAAAGAAATACTGtctgtaaaacatattttttcatTGTCATTCAGTCCTGCTGGGATACTTCCACCTGTTAGACTACAATGTTGAAGCAGCCTCCTTTCTCGAGCtacccagcctggtctcatagactaaacCTAACATAGTAAATAAAAATCAGAGTTTCCCCCTCCTATAGAgctgtctgtgtctctgggttCTCTCCTCATAGTGACTGCTAAGCTGCTTAATGGAGCCTGATACCAATTGGCGTGTCTGCAGTTTAGGATTGCAGCCACAGTTTAGGCTACCTGTCAAAGTGGAGCGATGGAGACAACAAGATTttacctctcccctcccccaccacccctctaAAACAGCCTCTTATCAGACACTGATAAGAGGCTGTTTTAGACAATGTTCTCGTTGCCTCCGACAACCACTATTAATCACCATGACAACCCACCACGTCTGGATTTACATCTTTACATCCTGGGTGAGCATCTTTTTAACAGGCTGGTCAACAGGAGGGGCTCTACTCAATATCACACATACAATACAATGACTATTAGAGTGTGAAAATATGTATTGATATGGAGATTGACAATCTGGTTGGAATGTTGTAACAGTGATTCAAGTAGTATAGAAACCTTGTTATGAGGTTGGATTGAATAGAGTTGATTAGAGTCCCCACATCTCTTTATCCTACAGTGCACATGTGGAGTGGGAGGTGAGAGTGTTGGTGTATGGTttatgtgtgggtgtgcatgtACAGTTTGTCCACTACATGTATTGTAGGCCTGTGTTTGTGCATGTAACCTTGGGAGGAATTTCAAATTATTGAGCACTGTTTAAAAAACAATGTCATCCTGTGTGTATGAATTTAGGGCTGCAcaatatttgcaaaaaaatcgaATTGTGATTTTTTTAACCAAATATTGCGATTTGACTTGCAATATACAGGTAACCGCCAAAACAAAGGAAACACCtaaataaagtgtcttaatagggcattgggccaccaccAACCAGAACAGtttcaatgtgccttggcatagattctacaagtgtctggaactctattggagggatgcaacaccgtTCGTCCACAAGAAATgtcataatttggtgttttgttggtggtggaaaacactcaGACggcactccagaatctcccataactgtttaattgggttgagatctggtgattgagagagacacacacacaaaaccccctatgctcctttgagacccctctttcaaagtcacagaTCTCTTCtaaccatggtagccaaaataatgggcaacgaGCCATTTTTATACATCACCCCAAATactgtctattatattgacaagatattcAAGttaccgctctaacaatggaaatacatgttcCCAAAGATAACAGGCAGGCAGGAAGAGATGAGATCAGATGGGACCATTCTAGCTAATGAGAGAGCAGATAAACAGgccatagagatatatagaggacTAATCTAATCTTTGTGTCTGTGCAattatagcgtctgtgacagcatgggcagcgctattgaggctatctccattttaaagtagtcaacgtcttcattggctgattcctcccaactcataggaatccccatCCAGTTGACTACTTGAAAATGGTGGAACcttcaatggcaatgtccatgctaaaacaggttatatccatgatgagtcctccatctacagtgcatttggagtgTTCAtatcccttgaccttttccaccttttgttacattacagcattctaaaattgattaatcgttttttccccctccctGACAAAGCCCCCTCtatcgattgctcagtttggccgggggagcagctctagtaagagtcttggtggttccaaacttcttccatttaagaatgatggaggccactgtgttcttagggaccttcaatgctgcagaaatgttttggtacccttccccagatctgtgcctcgacacaatcctgtctctgagctctactgacattcactgtcaaatctgggaccttacatagaaaggtgtgtgcctttccaaatcttgtccaatcaattgaatttaccacaggtggactccaatcaagttgtagaaacatctcaagcatgatcaatggaaaaaggatgcatctgagctcaatttcgattcttatatcaaagggtctgaatacttaagtatctgttttttatttgtaatacatttgcaacaatttctataaacctgtttatgcgttgtcattatggggtattgtgtgtagattgatagaaaaaaatatttaatccattttagaataaggctctaacataacaaaatgtggaaaaggggaaggagtctgaatactttctgaatgcactgtatttctatgacaacaggcacaactccgatataatCGTTTTTGGGTAAGTTGCCGAAATGCCACATATATAAgtgcattcgtaacaacctaaccattatgaaacttctattcggtcaaataagcctcacgtatcACACTAGCAATTGcatttttgttgaccaaattcgacacactctcattgacctccatacaaaaattaCTTACGTCGTGGGCTTATTTccgtggacagattttgggtggagtaaaactgcttcacctcttcctctctgatgaccctaagcatgatgggttgttaattacttaattaactcaggaaccacacctgtgtggaagcacctgctttacATATACTTTCtgtcatttactcaagtgtttcctttattttggcagtaacCTGTAGAtgaaaacacttgggtgaactgttggaatcctAGAAACAGAATGATTTATATTAAAAAGCAAAAAAGTGTCATTGTTGTTACTTGGAACAATCTGTTGACTGCATTTGGCCTAACAGAACAGCATGCAAACTTCTAGTGAATCTAAAGAGGAGGAACTGGGCTGCTTGATGGGGCGGGGCTTGTGTGAGTGGGAAGCAGCCACAAGTGAACTATATAAAATGGACACTACACATGGCTGAGCGGTGTTTCAAAATATCGCATGCGATATGAATCTTCTTGCGGCATGAATATTGCACGACAATATTGTGATtcacaaatacttatttccctcattaaaatgcaaatcaatttataacatttttgacatgcgtttttctggatttctttgttgttattctgtctctcactgttcaaataaacctaccattaaaattatagactgatcatttctttctcagtgggcaaacgtacaaaatcagcaggggatcaaatacttttttccctcactgtatgcagcCTTTGAAATGTATGCTATTTAGTGTGCAGTGTGTTGGTAATGTAGGTACACATCCTTATGTATGAACATGTGAGATAAGAGAGGTATGAGTGTTTTTAGTGTGTGACTGTCCACCCAGGTATGTGTATGACTGAGTATGAGTAAGGAAGTAGTAGTCCTAATGCTATGGCGGTACGTGTGTGTGGGTTGAGCATCCTATAGGAGCCATTGTTCTAAATCCCTAGGGTCCCAGCCTAAGAACGTGGTCCAGGATTGTTTACGGTGCGCTAGGGCAAGCCCATAGGTTGGGTGTGGTACTTCCTAGGTTATTGTGTGGAGCATCCTGTCCTGTTTACTATAAATAGAGAAACAAAGAGAACAACTACTGTACAGCTGTCTGGAGAGAAGGAAATAAACCACAACAGGTTTACACAGAGTTCACCACAGAGGCTCCTCAATATCTCATCGCTGATATTCTCTTGGAAATACAAAATATTTATAAAACTGTATGCAACCCACATTGACGATGGACCAAGTTCTAGAGACTAGAGATGGCTCAATTTAAATGGAAAAAATGCCAAGTAGATTACATTTAGTTAGGCCTATGTAATATTTGTTTTGGATTAAACCGTTAAtcctgtttcatgtctgttcacTCCAGGTTTTCTACTTCACTGTACTCATGCTGATCCAACACCCTCTAAGTCTTCAGATCCCACGGAGAACACCGGATTCTCTACTGCCACATCCACTATCCCCCCCAGTGGGACCGGGACTACACCTCCCAACCTTACCGTACCAACTGGGGCCACGCTGAGCACCTCTACCTCTGGGAGGTCCAGTGGTAATGTGATGTCCACCACCATACCTGCTGCTGGACCGGGCTTCACTAGCTCCTCAGGAACCCCCACTGAGACCACCGCGCAATTCACTGGGTTCTCAGGAACCCCCAACCAGACCCCCGCATACTCCACTAGCTCCTCAGGAGCCACCACCCAGATCACCCCGCACCCCACTAGCTCCTCAGGAACCCCCACCCAGATCACCCCGCACCCCACTAGCTCCTCAGGAACCCCCACCCAGACCACCGCACACTCCACTAGCTCCTCAGGAACCCCCACCCAGACCACCGCACACTCCACTAGCTCCTCAGGAACCCCCACCCAGACCACCGCACACTCCACTAGCTCCTCAGGAACCTCCACCCAGATCACCCCGCAACCCACTAGCTCCTCAGGAACCCCCACCCAGACCACCGCACACTCCACTAGCTCCTCAGGAACCCCCACCCAGACCACCCCGCACTCCAATAACTCATCAGGAACCCCCACCCAGACCACCCGGCACTCCACTAGCACCTCAGGAACCCCCACTCAGACCCCCCCGCACTCCACTACAGGTGAGTCCCACCACCATTTCACCTCAAAACACCTATCACTCACCCAGCATAGAGTTTGGCTGTAATCTAAAAGCTGAACAGTTCTTATCACATGCACCTCATACATGTTCATATGCGGTCATGTGTGATTACATGATGGAAGTGAAAGAATATTTCACTGACAAAATTGTCTATTCTCTTATTTATGGTTCTTGAAGCATTCACACAGGTTGGTGGGGGATATAGTCCAAACCTTACAATCCCATGGTCAAGGTTGTCCTCTCCATCCCAGCAACCCTCCACCTCCAGCCCTGTGGTTTCAGGAAGCAGTTTTGCTTTCACCACAACCCGTGCAAAAGGAGGGATGGTGTTAACAACCACGGCTGAGACGACAACCACGGTGACCACTACCAGGAGCTTTACGGTAGGACAGAAAGAGTTTTACTTCAAGAGACTTGTCAGCCTGGTTCAAAAAATCATAACACAAATATGATCTTAACTTTGATTGTTTCTGCTTTTTACAGTTTGGACATGACAAAGGAAATGAAGAGGTAAGGGTTTCTCCTTTCTACTGTCGTCCTAGATTTGCTTACGAGTTTAGGTCTGCGTTTACATTCGGTGTCAAATGACAAATGTAATGACAAATCCTCAGCTGCAGTTAGATCCATCTTACAGAGTGCAACATTAGCTGACAACGATGTGCATGcatcaatggggcagaagtcagtgtgttgttgtgattctggatggccagatggcTAGCAACAataagaagctgccatgtggggaatcgtaggtggcgCGTTTCAGCTCCTTGTATcttattgataccatgtcttgaaGTATTTTGTATGATATCATTTCTATTCTAATATGGCAAATATTCACTTGCTAGCAAACCAACAACTGTTCATTGTGCAAATATATTTATgctttcaataaacatttggagacatgttgtcaacaatctaagcaaACCGTCTGTTTTGACCCATAGTTGAACAcgcgtcggttttgttgctaaacaaccaacccgtctattctcaacacagaacacagagcgACACTTCTGTTTCCAAAGCCAGGACAGGAAGTAGTGCATCATGTTATAAAAAAGGATTCCGCAGGCATTGGGTGGAAAAAGTCTTAGTGGGAAACCTTCCTGACATTTCGCTAGATTCCATCTTTCCCACACCTCTCTCGCCTTCTCCCTCGCTTTCTGACTATGAACAGCTGCTCTACTTCAGAAAGGCCAAGAATAACTGACACCTCACTGCACGGGAAACGCTGACGTCCCACCTTTGACCTTTCCCTCGACTCACCACAACCAGCATTGTAGTGATGGCTGTAATGATGTCATGGTGAAATTACATCAGCTCAGCAATTGCCAATCTCTTTAGATAGATTGAGATT
The DNA window shown above is from Salmo trutta chromosome 8, fSalTru1.1, whole genome shotgun sequence and carries:
- the LOC115198872 gene encoding podocalyxin isoform X2; translated protein: MKQSCVKKTEWKRKCESRGHLFHLSSDPTENTGFSTATSTIPPSGTGTTPPNLTVPTGATLSTSTSGRSSGNVMSTTIPAAGPGFTSSSGTPTETTAQFTGFSGTPNQTPAYSTSSSGATTQITPHPTSSSGTPTQITPHPTSSSGTPTQTTAHSTSSSGTPTQTTAHSTSSSGTPTQTTAHSTSSSGTSTQITPQPTSSSGTPTQTTAHSTSSSGTPTQTTPHSNNSSGTPTQTTRHSTSTSGTPTQTPPHSTTAFTQVGGGYSPNLTIPWSRLSSPSQQPSTSSPVVSGSSFAFTTTRAKGGMVLTTTAETTTTVTTTRSFTFGHDKGNEENHERKDLEALCRHLMSQMQDANCTLTVSENNGHTTFDSVVVTGKVDNSVVQQYYEEITRKPSDNMTLIAILASCGALLAMIVGFALYAAYHRKSYRKNHQQHLTEEMQTVENGYHDNPTLEVMEVQPEMQEKKVALNGEFNDSWIVPIDNLLKEDMPDEEDTHL
- the LOC115198872 gene encoding podocalyxin isoform X1, which gives rise to METKMRITWALIPLGFLLHCTHADPTPSKSSDPTENTGFSTATSTIPPSGTGTTPPNLTVPTGATLSTSTSGRSSGNVMSTTIPAAGPGFTSSSGTPTETTAQFTGFSGTPNQTPAYSTSSSGATTQITPHPTSSSGTPTQITPHPTSSSGTPTQTTAHSTSSSGTPTQTTAHSTSSSGTPTQTTAHSTSSSGTSTQITPQPTSSSGTPTQTTAHSTSSSGTPTQTTPHSNNSSGTPTQTTRHSTSTSGTPTQTPPHSTTAFTQVGGGYSPNLTIPWSRLSSPSQQPSTSSPVVSGSSFAFTTTRAKGGMVLTTTAETTTTVTTTRSFTFGHDKGNEENHERKDLEALCRHLMSQMQDANCTLTVSENNGHTTFDSVVVTGKVDNSVVQQYYEEITRKPSDNMTLIAILASCGALLAMIVGFALYAAYHRKSYRKNHQQHLTEEMQTVENGYHDNPTLEVMEVQPEMQEKKVALNGEFNDSWIVPIDNLLKEDMPDEEDTHL